From a single Calothrix sp. NIES-2098 genomic region:
- a CDS encoding polyketide synthase phosphopantetheine-binding HglE: MSANSIDAALADLEAQINSCEKTLVKFIEEKKVKSDKPISINKINRQLQQNPIAIIGMASLFPKSRNLREYWRNIISKADCITDVPETHWSVKDYYDPNPRTPEDKTYCKRGGFIPEVDFNPMEFGIPPSILEVTDVSQLLSLVVAKEAMEDAGYGETREFSRENIGVILGVAMAKQLGMPLSARLEYPVWEKALKSSGLSDEDTAKIIEKIKSAYVKWDENAFPGMLANVVAGRIANRLNFGGMNCVVDAACASSFGALKMAISELVEYRSDMMLTGGVDTDNTIMAYISFSKTPAVSPSENVKPFDAKSDGMMLGEGIGMIVLKRLEDAERDNDKIYAVIKGIGTSSDGRYKSIYAPRKEGQVKALERAYEDAGFSPATVGLMEAHGTGTMAGDPTEFGSLRDFFAEHDSKKQHIALGSVKSQIGHTKAAAGAASLIKTALALHHKILPPTINITEPNPKLNIKNSSFYLNTETRPWIRAEGDAPRRAGVSSFGFGGTNYHVVLEEYEAEQDKPYRLHNAPAEILLFAGTSAQLIAKCEETLAKLQSKDGERHYAQLIQDSTAQEIPQTSARVGFVAENLQEACKLLQISLDWLKHKGAAISWEHPQGIYFRSSGMNLAGKVVALFSGQGSQYLDMGRELVMNFPQLRRLYSKMDSLLLKDNLRSLSEIVFPNPAFEEAEKNAQVAALQRTEYAQPAIGVLSAGLYTIMQQAGFKSDFVAGHSFGELTALWAAGVLSEEDYLFLVKARGQAMAAPEDPDHDRGSMLAVKEDIAKVEAIVRHYPQVLIANINSPTQVVLAGPTAEIAKVRQVLHDKGCAAVLLPVSAAFHTPLIAFAQKSFAIATKSVKFQIPQIPVFSNVSGQKYPQEAPAIQKVLESHLSNSVLFKQEIENIYAAGGYCFVEFGPRRILSNLVKDTLGDRPHLTISLNPSTQKNSDRSLREAAVQMRVVGMNLQNLDPYQLPPALPAPENEKKKALTVKLNGINFVSEKTKNAFPQALQNGHKVKLAASASEVTITPAVATPASEVTVTPAVAAPASEVTITPAISAPSPAPVNIEPVSPTPIHTNGHKKTAPTPVMNGVAYAPQTKPQMNPATLLQTPAQESKMQTPEKPVNYQRVLESLEYLLAQFQNNQSENLQVHEQYLNHQMEYAKTFFQLMQQQNALLAEAKTSTETAKLKQVVMESLERSMMQFHSQQGETLRIHEQYLQEQIEYTKNFFQLIQQEYSHLVAGEEITLPQVTLPFVSEAVTEAPVPPTAKIVETLTAPVVEPKIEPVAKNGSAPKIVEPQPEPVAEIPAPPVVEIPPQPVVEISVAPVQPEPVAAPVAETVAFIPAPAPASSTVDLSELGNNLLSITSEKTGYPIEMLEMDMDMEADLGIDSIKRVEILGGLQELYPDLPKPNLEELAEKRTIGQVVEYLQNHAAGNTSVAAPVQEVAEIPQVVAPVATVVTAPEPVAPVAVVAPVETVVTAPEPVVPLSEVVSFAPEVETTTETTTSADYADIGQTLLNITSEKTGYPVEMLELEMDMEADLGIDSIKRVEILGAMQEMYPDLPKPNIEELGDLRTIGQIVDYLQKLAGGEKKKHEFEFDNEPIIDVEHNVQRLPIKLKYLPQPDYLDFNLPEGHIALVTDDGSLTTSVVVQSLVDKGWKVVVLSFPQAVIPQQALLPPGVTRITLVDFSEQLLQDKLSAIASNIGSIGAFIHIHPVFQVSHTKTLPYIEQEKAIVKHVFFMAKHLKKSLNEAARYGRSCFLTVARLDGAFGFEHNTNFGVIGAGLAGLTKTMRWEWPKVYTRAVDISPALDAQQSAQHIIAELHDSNLYLSEVGYGAQGRVTLITSSDK; this comes from the coding sequence ATGTCTGCTAATTCCATTGATGCTGCCTTGGCTGATTTAGAAGCCCAGATTAACAGTTGTGAAAAGACTTTGGTTAAGTTTATAGAGGAGAAAAAAGTGAAGTCGGATAAGCCAATTTCCATTAACAAGATTAACAGACAATTACAACAAAATCCTATAGCCATTATTGGGATGGCATCTTTATTTCCTAAGTCACGGAATTTACGGGAATATTGGCGCAATATTATTAGCAAAGCCGACTGTATTACAGATGTTCCAGAAACTCACTGGAGCGTTAAAGATTACTACGATCCAAACCCCAGAACACCGGAAGATAAAACCTATTGCAAACGAGGTGGGTTTATTCCTGAGGTTGATTTTAACCCAATGGAATTTGGTATTCCCCCCAGCATTTTAGAAGTTACTGATGTATCGCAACTATTAAGTTTAGTGGTTGCGAAAGAAGCAATGGAAGATGCTGGTTATGGAGAAACCCGTGAGTTTAGCCGCGAGAATATTGGGGTAATCTTAGGCGTGGCGATGGCTAAACAATTAGGTATGCCACTTTCCGCCAGATTAGAATATCCAGTTTGGGAAAAGGCGCTAAAAAGCAGCGGTTTATCTGATGAAGATACCGCCAAAATTATAGAAAAAATTAAAAGCGCTTATGTCAAATGGGATGAAAATGCCTTCCCTGGGATGTTAGCGAACGTAGTTGCAGGCAGAATTGCCAACCGTCTCAATTTTGGCGGGATGAATTGCGTAGTTGATGCTGCTTGTGCTAGTTCCTTTGGCGCTTTGAAAATGGCGATTAGCGAACTAGTTGAGTATCGCAGCGACATGATGCTGACTGGTGGTGTAGACACCGACAACACCATCATGGCTTACATCTCCTTCAGCAAAACCCCGGCTGTTTCTCCTAGCGAGAATGTGAAACCTTTCGATGCTAAGTCCGATGGGATGATGCTGGGTGAAGGTATCGGGATGATTGTCCTCAAGCGCTTAGAAGATGCGGAACGGGACAACGATAAAATCTATGCAGTCATCAAAGGTATCGGTACTTCTAGCGATGGCCGCTACAAGAGTATTTATGCTCCCCGCAAAGAAGGTCAAGTTAAAGCCTTAGAACGTGCTTATGAAGATGCTGGCTTTTCTCCCGCTACTGTAGGCTTAATGGAAGCGCACGGCACAGGGACAATGGCTGGCGACCCAACAGAATTCGGCTCTTTGCGTGATTTCTTTGCCGAACATGACTCGAAAAAGCAGCACATTGCGCTGGGTAGTGTAAAGTCCCAAATTGGACATACAAAAGCAGCCGCAGGTGCAGCAAGTTTAATTAAAACTGCTTTGGCATTACATCACAAGATATTGCCACCAACCATTAACATTACCGAGCCAAACCCCAAACTCAACATTAAAAATTCCTCCTTTTATTTGAATACCGAAACCAGACCTTGGATTCGCGCCGAAGGTGACGCGCCAAGACGTGCTGGTGTGAGTTCCTTTGGCTTTGGCGGTACCAATTACCACGTAGTTTTAGAAGAATACGAAGCCGAACAAGATAAGCCTTACCGCTTACATAATGCACCTGCAGAAATTCTGCTGTTTGCTGGGACTTCTGCTCAACTAATCGCTAAGTGCGAAGAAACCTTGGCGAAGTTGCAGTCAAAAGACGGCGAAAGACATTATGCCCAACTGATTCAAGATTCTACAGCACAAGAAATTCCCCAAACATCTGCGAGAGTTGGCTTTGTCGCTGAGAATCTGCAAGAAGCTTGCAAGTTATTGCAAATTAGTTTGGATTGGCTCAAGCACAAAGGCGCAGCTATCTCTTGGGAGCATCCCCAAGGTATTTACTTCCGTTCTTCGGGAATGAATTTGGCTGGTAAAGTTGTGGCGCTGTTCTCTGGTCAAGGCTCTCAATATTTAGATATGGGCCGGGAATTGGTGATGAACTTCCCCCAATTGCGCCGTCTCTACAGCAAAATGGACAGCCTGTTGCTGAAAGATAACTTGCGCTCATTGTCGGAAATTGTCTTCCCCAACCCAGCATTTGAAGAAGCAGAAAAGAATGCTCAAGTAGCAGCATTACAGCGCACAGAATACGCTCAACCAGCGATTGGGGTATTGAGTGCTGGGCTGTATACCATCATGCAACAAGCTGGTTTCAAATCCGATTTTGTTGCGGGACACAGCTTTGGTGAACTGACAGCTTTATGGGCTGCGGGTGTATTAAGCGAAGAAGATTACCTGTTCCTGGTGAAAGCTCGCGGTCAAGCAATGGCGGCTCCCGAAGACCCAGACCACGATCGCGGTAGTATGTTGGCAGTCAAAGAAGACATTGCCAAGGTAGAAGCGATTGTTAGGCATTATCCTCAGGTGTTAATTGCTAATATCAATTCTCCTACCCAAGTGGTGTTAGCTGGCCCCACCGCCGAAATCGCGAAAGTTCGCCAAGTATTACATGACAAAGGTTGTGCGGCTGTATTACTACCTGTATCCGCAGCGTTCCACACCCCATTGATTGCATTTGCTCAGAAATCCTTTGCGATCGCAACTAAGTCTGTCAAGTTCCAAATTCCCCAAATCCCAGTTTTCAGCAATGTCTCTGGGCAAAAGTATCCCCAAGAAGCACCTGCAATTCAAAAAGTTCTGGAAAGTCACCTCTCCAACTCGGTGCTGTTTAAGCAAGAGATTGAGAATATCTACGCTGCTGGTGGTTACTGCTTCGTGGAATTTGGCCCCCGCAGAATACTCAGCAACTTAGTCAAAGATACTTTAGGCGATCGCCCGCACCTGACCATTTCCTTAAACCCCAGCACCCAAAAGAACAGCGATCGCTCTTTGCGCGAAGCTGCTGTACAGATGCGTGTAGTGGGGATGAATTTGCAAAATCTCGATCCTTATCAACTACCTCCTGCACTCCCCGCACCCGAAAACGAGAAGAAAAAAGCGTTAACGGTGAAGTTAAACGGCATTAATTTTGTGTCGGAAAAAACCAAAAATGCCTTCCCGCAAGCTTTGCAAAACGGACATAAAGTTAAGCTAGCTGCATCTGCATCTGAAGTTACCATTACCCCTGCAGTAGCTACACCTGCATCTGAAGTTACTGTTACTCCCGCAGTAGCTGCACCTGCATCTGAAGTTACCATTACCCCCGCAATCTCTGCACCTTCACCTGCACCTGTGAACATAGAACCTGTAAGTCCCACACCCATTCACACTAACGGACATAAGAAAACTGCCCCTACCCCAGTCATGAACGGCGTTGCTTATGCTCCTCAAACCAAGCCTCAAATGAATCCTGCGACCCTTTTACAAACTCCAGCCCAGGAATCAAAGATGCAAACACCTGAAAAACCTGTAAATTATCAAAGAGTTCTAGAAAGTTTAGAATATCTCCTGGCTCAATTTCAGAACAATCAAAGCGAAAATTTACAAGTTCACGAACAATATCTCAATCATCAGATGGAATATGCCAAAACATTTTTCCAACTGATGCAACAACAAAACGCTTTACTCGCTGAAGCTAAAACTTCAACAGAAACCGCCAAGCTCAAGCAAGTTGTCATGGAAAGCTTAGAGCGCAGCATGATGCAGTTTCATTCCCAACAAGGTGAAACTCTACGCATCCATGAGCAATATCTCCAAGAGCAAATCGAATATACCAAAAACTTTTTCCAACTAATTCAGCAAGAGTATTCTCACCTCGTTGCTGGTGAAGAAATCACCCTACCCCAGGTAACATTACCCTTCGTTAGCGAAGCTGTTACCGAAGCACCCGTTCCACCCACCGCCAAAATTGTTGAAACTCTTACTGCGCCTGTAGTTGAGCCAAAAATTGAGCCTGTAGCCAAAAATGGCTCTGCTCCCAAAATTGTTGAACCTCAGCCTGAGCCTGTAGCAGAAATTCCTGCGCCTCCAGTTGTGGAAATTCCTCCTCAACCTGTAGTTGAGATTTCCGTAGCTCCCGTTCAGCCTGAACCTGTAGCCGCACCTGTAGCGGAAACAGTTGCTTTCATCCCTGCACCCGCACCTGCATCCAGCACCGTCGATTTATCTGAATTGGGTAATAACCTGTTAAGCATCACCAGTGAAAAGACAGGCTACCCCATCGAAATGTTAGAGATGGACATGGATATGGAGGCAGACTTAGGTATTGACTCCATCAAACGGGTAGAAATCTTAGGCGGATTGCAAGAATTATACCCCGACCTACCCAAGCCCAACTTGGAAGAATTAGCCGAAAAACGCACCATTGGCCAAGTTGTTGAATACCTGCAAAACCACGCCGCTGGTAACACCTCTGTAGCTGCTCCCGTACAAGAAGTTGCGGAAATTCCCCAAGTAGTCGCCCCAGTTGCAACCGTAGTCACTGCACCTGAACCAGTCGCTCCAGTTGCAGTAGTCGCCCCCGTAGAAACTGTAGTAACTGCACCTGAACCAGTAGTTCCACTCAGCGAAGTAGTTTCCTTCGCCCCCGAAGTAGAAACCACAACTGAAACCACAACCAGCGCTGATTACGCAGACATCGGTCAAACCCTACTGAACATTACCAGTGAAAAAACTGGTTACCCAGTAGAGATGCTGGAACTGGAAATGGACATGGAAGCCGACTTAGGTATCGACTCCATCAAACGAGTAGAAATCCTGGGTGCGATGCAAGAAATGTACCCCGACCTACCCAAACCAAACATCGAAGAACTCGGCGACCTCCGCACCATCGGTCAAATAGTTGATTATCTCCAGAAGCTGGCTGGAGGTGAAAAAAAAAAGCATGAATTTGAGTTTGACAACGAGCCGATAATAGATGTAGAGCATAACGTTCAACGTCTACCCATCAAACTCAAATACCTTCCCCAACCAGATTACTTAGACTTCAACTTACCAGAGGGACACATCGCCTTAGTCACCGATGATGGTTCCCTCACCACCTCGGTGGTAGTGCAATCCTTAGTAGATAAAGGCTGGAAAGTTGTAGTTCTCAGCTTCCCCCAAGCGGTAATTCCCCAACAAGCACTTTTACCCCCAGGCGTTACCCGCATCACCCTAGTAGATTTCAGCGAACAACTACTACAAGATAAATTATCTGCGATCGCAAGTAACATCGGCAGCATTGGGGCATTCATCCATATTCACCCAGTCTTCCAAGTCAGTCACACAAAGACACTTCCTTACATTGAACAAGAAAAGGCGATCGTTAAACACGTCTTTTTCATGGCGAAACACCTGAAAAAATCCCTCAATGAAGCCGCACGTTACGGACGCAGTTGTTTTCTCACAGTAGCTCGTTTAGATGGAGCCTTTGGGTTTGAGCATAACACCAACTTTGGAGTCATCGGAGCCGGTTTAGCTGGTTTAACCAAGACAATGAGATGGGAATGGCCCAAAGTATACACCAGAGCAGTTGATATTAGTCCCGCTCTCGATGCTCAACAATCAGCACAACACATCATTGCTGAACTCCACGACTCTAATCTTTATCTCAGTGAAGTTGGCTACGGCGCTCAGGGAAGAGTTACCCTAATCACTTCATCTGATAAGTAA
- a CDS encoding beta-ketoacyl synthase, with the protein MFEQEIQSGKIAIVGMDAFFGECQDLDAFERSIYDGKQHFVPLPAQRWYGIDEKADLLKEYGLPDGKAPVGGYIQDFAIDTLAYKIPPNEVEQLNPQQLLLLTVADGALKDAGIQEGANVAVVIAAEADLSVHQLQQRWNLSWQIKDGLNAAEIALPPDKIAQLETIVKDSVHHQVEIGEYLSYIANIMASRISSLWNFTGPSFTMTAVETSAFKALEVAQMLLINEEVDAVVVGAVDLAGGIENVLLRSQWGTVNTGANTLSYDQNANGWTVGEGAGAVVLKRYDTAKQNGDRIYAVIDAVSIGQAVSTAVDGETINQVCQSAFQMAGIQPSEVNYVEVVASGFPEEDEAEIAGMLQAYPSVGDGLHCAIGSVKANIGHTYVASGIASLIKTALCLYHNYIPATPNWSGVKTPQVWQGSPFFVATESRPWFLHKDSTHRIAAINGIGCDGTCAHVILSDEPDQVNHSSRYLQQRPFYLFPIAADDRSALFNLLDNLQQEIEKSDSLSHTASQNFVKFQQHQTAKYTLAITGRNKKELLKEIASAHKGINTAFDKGSDWQTPIGSYFTSKPLGKEGEVAYVYPAAVNSYVGIGRTLFRLFPDLQAEPFVKSLYKRVSDVEKLVFPRSLHKLSTRELETLEKKLLDDSLAMFEAEMFFTRLITTVIRDRFQVKPKYVFGYSLGETSMMVSQGVWSDFFAGSNSFNSSALFGDRLSGPKNAVREYWGLPPATDASDNNFWANYVLMTTPDKVRECLKNESRVYLTQINTPEEVLIAGEPTVCQRVIKALGCNAFPAPFDHVIHCEAMRSEYAELVKLNTLPTQDIPGITFYSAAGYKPISLNNEVVAHSIATGLSQQLDFPRLVNRVYADGVKIFVEAGAGGVCSRWVSKILEGKEHITVSLNRRGMDDHTTIVKALAKLLSHQVELDISSLYDLTQENGKKNKLTQRNITLGGKSITATILSEENRQIFQNLTSKTPTNTAPVDYQRVNPVFNSLNTPVVIATNNQPVDDIFLPTNQPAEIAEKNIMEHGLVSTEELQSFEITTTLQKPTQPSFTPSNITRKPGQTIRMLDLNKTQYQKLNANNANLTKSHTAFLKSRQDFSQQMSEIIQLQLACAQNLLKEES; encoded by the coding sequence ATGTTTGAACAAGAAATACAATCAGGCAAAATTGCCATTGTGGGCATGGATGCCTTTTTTGGTGAATGTCAAGATTTAGATGCTTTTGAACGTAGTATTTATGACGGCAAACAGCATTTTGTTCCCCTACCTGCTCAAAGATGGTATGGCATCGACGAGAAAGCAGATTTACTCAAAGAATACGGATTACCTGATGGTAAAGCACCAGTAGGCGGATATATCCAAGATTTTGCTATCGATACTTTAGCTTACAAAATCCCTCCCAACGAAGTAGAACAACTCAATCCCCAACAACTGTTACTGTTAACAGTCGCAGATGGTGCGTTAAAAGATGCAGGGATTCAAGAAGGGGCAAATGTTGCTGTTGTGATTGCAGCTGAAGCAGATTTGTCTGTACATCAACTGCAACAACGTTGGAATTTATCGTGGCAAATTAAAGATGGTTTAAATGCTGCGGAAATTGCTTTACCACCAGATAAAATTGCTCAGTTAGAAACAATAGTCAAAGATAGCGTTCACCATCAAGTAGAGATTGGTGAATACCTGAGTTACATCGCCAATATTATGGCGAGTCGGATTTCTTCCCTGTGGAATTTTACTGGCCCATCCTTTACGATGACGGCGGTAGAAACCTCTGCTTTCAAAGCTTTGGAAGTAGCACAAATGCTACTGATAAATGAGGAAGTAGACGCAGTTGTGGTTGGTGCTGTAGATTTGGCTGGCGGGATTGAAAATGTCTTACTACGTAGCCAATGGGGAACGGTAAATACTGGTGCTAACACCTTAAGCTACGACCAAAATGCTAACGGTTGGACAGTGGGCGAAGGTGCAGGTGCAGTAGTTCTCAAGCGTTATGATACAGCGAAACAAAATGGCGATCGCATTTATGCGGTGATTGATGCTGTTAGTATCGGTCAAGCTGTTTCTACTGCTGTAGATGGGGAGACGATTAACCAAGTCTGTCAATCGGCTTTCCAAATGGCGGGAATTCAGCCGTCAGAGGTTAACTATGTAGAAGTGGTTGCTAGTGGTTTCCCCGAGGAAGATGAGGCGGAAATTGCCGGGATGCTGCAAGCTTATCCCTCTGTAGGTGATGGTCTACATTGTGCTATTGGGAGTGTAAAGGCCAATATTGGACACACCTATGTAGCATCGGGAATTGCTAGCTTAATCAAAACAGCTTTGTGTCTCTATCACAACTATATTCCGGCTACTCCCAACTGGTCTGGTGTGAAAACGCCCCAGGTTTGGCAAGGTAGTCCTTTCTTTGTAGCGACGGAATCTAGACCTTGGTTCCTCCATAAAGATAGTACCCATAGAATCGCGGCGATTAATGGTATCGGTTGTGATGGGACTTGCGCCCATGTCATCTTGTCGGATGAACCAGACCAAGTAAATCACAGTAGTAGGTATCTCCAACAACGGCCTTTTTACCTGTTCCCCATAGCAGCTGATGACCGTTCAGCTTTATTCAATCTCTTAGATAATTTGCAACAAGAGATTGAGAAATCAGATTCTCTATCTCATACAGCTAGCCAAAACTTCGTTAAGTTCCAGCAGCATCAAACAGCAAAATACACTCTAGCTATTACCGGACGCAACAAAAAGGAATTACTCAAAGAAATCGCCTCAGCCCACAAAGGGATAAATACTGCCTTTGACAAGGGTAGTGATTGGCAAACACCCATAGGTAGTTATTTCACCTCTAAACCTTTGGGTAAAGAGGGTGAGGTGGCCTATGTGTATCCAGCGGCGGTAAATTCCTATGTCGGTATTGGTCGGACTCTCTTCCGCCTCTTCCCCGATTTGCAAGCTGAACCCTTCGTTAAGAGTCTGTATAAACGAGTCTCGGATGTTGAGAAACTCGTATTCCCCAGAAGCTTGCATAAGTTGTCTACCAGAGAACTAGAAACCCTAGAGAAGAAGTTGCTAGATGATTCCCTAGCAATGTTTGAAGCGGAAATGTTCTTTACTAGACTAATTACTACCGTGATTCGCGATCGCTTTCAAGTCAAACCGAAATATGTGTTTGGCTATAGCCTGGGCGAAACCAGCATGATGGTATCCCAAGGCGTTTGGAGTGATTTCTTTGCTGGTAGTAACAGCTTTAACTCCTCAGCTTTATTTGGCGACAGGTTATCAGGGCCAAAAAATGCGGTGCGGGAATATTGGGGATTACCACCAGCCACCGACGCTTCAGATAATAACTTCTGGGCTAACTATGTACTCATGACTACCCCAGATAAAGTTAGAGAATGTCTGAAAAATGAGAGTCGCGTATATTTGACGCAAATTAATACACCAGAGGAAGTATTAATTGCCGGTGAACCAACAGTTTGTCAGCGCGTTATCAAAGCCCTTGGTTGCAACGCTTTCCCTGCACCCTTCGACCATGTCATCCATTGTGAAGCCATGCGATCGGAGTACGCAGAATTAGTTAAACTCAATACATTACCAACTCAGGATATACCCGGAATCACCTTCTATTCTGCTGCTGGCTATAAACCCATCTCCCTGAACAATGAAGTAGTAGCCCACAGTATCGCCACTGGACTTAGTCAACAACTAGATTTTCCGCGCTTAGTGAACCGCGTTTACGCCGATGGAGTTAAAATCTTTGTCGAAGCTGGTGCTGGCGGTGTTTGTTCTCGCTGGGTAAGCAAAATTCTCGAAGGAAAAGAACATATCACCGTCTCCCTCAATCGTCGAGGTATGGATGACCATACTACGATAGTCAAAGCCCTAGCTAAATTACTCAGTCATCAAGTTGAGTTAGATATTTCATCTCTTTACGACCTCACCCAAGAAAATGGGAAGAAAAATAAATTAACTCAACGAAATATTACCTTGGGTGGTAAGTCAATTACGGCTACAATCTTAAGCGAAGAAAATCGCCAAATTTTCCAAAATTTAACTAGCAAAACCCCAACCAACACCGCCCCAGTTGATTATCAAAGAGTCAATCCAGTATTCAATTCACTGAATACGCCAGTGGTAATTGCTACCAATAATCAACCCGTTGATGATATTTTCCTGCCCACAAATCAGCCAGCAGAAATCGCAGAGAAAAATATCATGGAACACGGTTTAGTCTCAACGGAAGAATTACAATCCTTTGAGATAACTACCACTCTCCAAAAACCAACACAACCCAGCTTTACCCCATCAAATATAACTCGTAAACCCGGCCAAACTATCCGTATGCTCGATTTAAATAAGACTCAATATCAAAAGCTCAATGCTAACAATGCTAACTTGACTAAATCTCATACAGCTTTCTTAAAATCTCGACAAGATTTTAGTCAGCAAATGAGCGAAATCATTCAATTGCAATTAGCTTGCGCGCAAAACTTACTGAAGGAAGAATCTTAA
- a CDS encoding beta-ketoacyl synthase, with product MEKIAIIGLSCLFPDANNPEQFWQNLTNEKDATSATTVADLGVDPTIFYDPIKGKPEKIYFLQGGFIRNFQFDPSEYNLPAELVESLDNSMKWSLYAAKQAIQHSGYWGNRQVLSKCGVILGTLSLPTKMSNQLFAPIYQQTITPAIAELVQDENFRLAALPTKTKASPYNAMITGFPAALVSQAFALSGNHFCIDAACSSSFYAIKLASYYLRSRKADVMLAGAMSCVDPLFLRMLFSGIQGYPENGISRPLDKSSRGLITSDGIGMVMLKRYSDAVIDGDKILATIAGNGLSNDGKGKHLLSPNSRGQILAFERAYNEAQLSPKDIDYMECHATGTLLGDTTEFNSVETFFGEHQASPLVGSTKANVGHLLVAAGMVGLAKTIYSMNAGVIPATINVSEPIGTENSVISSNNIVRTATKWPNNSSVKRAALSAFGFGGTNSHLILEKQDEV from the coding sequence GTGGAGAAAATAGCGATTATCGGGTTATCTTGCCTCTTTCCTGATGCCAATAATCCTGAGCAGTTTTGGCAAAACCTGACAAATGAGAAAGATGCAACTTCAGCTACTACTGTTGCAGATTTGGGTGTAGATCCCACAATATTTTACGATCCAATTAAAGGAAAACCGGAAAAAATTTATTTTCTCCAAGGTGGATTTATTCGTAATTTTCAATTTGATCCCAGCGAATACAATTTACCTGCGGAGTTAGTCGAGAGTTTGGATAATTCCATGAAATGGTCGCTGTATGCAGCCAAACAAGCGATTCAGCATAGCGGCTATTGGGGAAATCGCCAAGTTCTCTCAAAATGTGGGGTAATTCTGGGAACTTTATCCTTACCCACGAAGATGTCTAATCAATTGTTTGCACCAATTTACCAGCAAACAATTACCCCTGCGATCGCAGAACTTGTACAAGATGAAAATTTCCGGTTGGCTGCGTTACCAACCAAAACAAAGGCTTCCCCATATAATGCGATGATAACCGGCTTTCCCGCCGCCCTTGTCTCCCAAGCATTTGCTTTATCTGGTAATCACTTTTGTATAGATGCGGCTTGCTCGTCCTCATTTTATGCCATTAAGCTAGCCTCTTACTATTTGCGATCGCGCAAAGCTGATGTCATGTTAGCAGGGGCGATGAGTTGTGTCGATCCGCTATTTTTACGAATGTTATTTTCGGGTATTCAAGGTTATCCCGAAAATGGTATCAGCCGTCCTTTAGATAAGTCTTCTCGCGGCTTAATTACATCCGATGGGATTGGGATGGTAATGCTGAAACGCTACAGCGATGCTGTGATAGATGGTGATAAAATTCTCGCCACCATTGCTGGTAATGGACTTTCTAATGATGGTAAAGGTAAGCATTTATTAAGCCCCAATTCAAGAGGACAAATTCTCGCTTTTGAACGTGCATATAACGAAGCACAACTTAGCCCGAAAGACATTGATTACATGGAATGTCATGCTACCGGCACATTATTAGGAGATACCACAGAATTTAACTCTGTAGAGACTTTCTTTGGTGAACATCAAGCATCGCCTTTAGTAGGTTCTACTAAAGCTAATGTCGGTCACTTATTAGTAGCGGCTGGTATGGTTGGCTTGGCAAAAACTATTTATAGCATGAATGCGGGTGTAATTCCTGCCACGATTAATGTCAGCGAACCAATTGGGACGGAAAACAGTGTCATTTCTAGCAACAATATTGTGAGAACAGCGACGAAATGGCCTAATAATTCGTCTGTGAAACGTGCGGCTTTAAGTGCTTTTGGTTTTGGCGGAACCAATTCACATTTGATTTTGGAAAAGCAGGATGAAGTATAA